In the genome of Bradyrhizobium sp. CB3481, the window CCCGCAACCGCAGGACGCCGTGGCATTCGGGTTGACCACGCGGAACGATGCGCCGATCAGATCGTCGACGAAATCGACTTCGGAGCCGGCGAGGAACGGCACCGAGGCCGGATCGACCAGCACCACCGCACCCTCGCGGGCGATCACGAGATCATCGTCGGCCTTGGCGTGGTCGACGTCGAATTTGTACTGGAAGCCGGAGCAACCGCCGCCCTCGACCGAGATGCGCAGCATGGCGCCGTCGCCTTCGCCCTTGAGGATTTCGCCGATGCGGCGGGCGGCCCGCTCGCTGACGGTGATGGCAGTGGTCATGACAATCGATCTCCGGCCCCGTCATACCCAATTCATTTGGTATGGCGGCTCAGGCATAGTTAAGTGCGTAATGTCGCGGAATCAAATGGATAAGGACTAAAAAATCGTGTCGGTCGGAATGGCTGCCCCCCGTGCGCCTTATGGCTGCGACCCCGATTCCAGCCGCGGCCGGCTGTTTGCGGAGCCGCCGAGCCGGACGCGGAGCCCGTTCCGGCGCGATTGCGACCGGGTGATCCATTCCACCGCGTTCCGTCGCCTCAAGCACAAGACGCAAGTTTTCGTGTTCCACGAGGGCGACCACTACCGGACGCGACTGACCCATTCGCTGGAGGTGGCACAGATCGCCCGCGCGCTGTCCCGCCAGCTTGGTCTTGATGAGGACCTCACGGAAACGTTGGCGCTGGCGCATGATCTCGGCCACCCGCCGTTCGGCCATGCTGGCGAGCGGGCCCTCGACAAGTGCCTGAAGGCCCATGGCGGCTTTGACCACAACGCGCAGGCGCTCCGGGTCGTGACCTCGCTGGAGCACCGATACCCCGAATTCGACGGGCTGAACCTGACGTGGGAATCGCTCGAGGGCATCGTCAAACATAACGGCCCGCTCGCCGAGCGGAGCGGGGCAGCGGCAGGGCCCCATCGCGACGCGGGGATTCCGATCGGCATCGCCGACTTCAACAAAAAATTCGATCTGGAGCTGTGGAGCTATGCCTCGCTAGAGGCACAAGTCGCCGCCTTCGCCGATGACATCGCCTATGACGCCCACGACATCGACGACGGCCTGCGCGCCGGCCTCTTCAATGTCGATGATCTCAAGGTAATGCCGCTCACCGCGGAGATCATCGCCGAGATCGATCGCCACTATCCCCATCTCGACGATGCCAGGCGCGGCGCGGAACTGGTACGCGAGCTGATCTCCTACATGATCTCGGCGGTCATGGCGGAAGCGGGCAGGCGGCTCGAAGCGGCGAGGCCGCAATCGGCCCATGACGTCCGCCACCACCATCAGCCGCTGGTCGCCTTTCCGCCTGAGGTCGCGGAGGAAGAGGCCGCCATCAAGGCGTTCCTGAAAGTGCACATGTACCGCCACCACCGGGTGATGCGGGTGATGGGGGAGGCCGAAGGCATTCTGTTCGACCTGTTCGCGCGCTACCAGGCCTCCCCCGGCGACCTGCCGCCGGAATGGATCGAAGGCACCGAGCGCGAGAGCGAGGCGGCGCGGGCGCGCCGGATCGGCAATTTCATCGCCGGAATGACCGATCGTTTTGCCTTAATCGAGCACCAAAGGCTTTTTGACTCGACCCCGGATTTGCGTTAGGCGGCGCCCCATGTCCGACAAGCCAGC includes:
- the erpA gene encoding iron-sulfur cluster insertion protein ErpA, which produces MTTAITVSERAARRIGEILKGEGDGAMLRISVEGGGCSGFQYKFDVDHAKADDDLVIAREGAVVLVDPASVPFLAGSEVDFVDDLIGASFRVVNPNATASCGCGTSFSI
- a CDS encoding deoxyguanosinetriphosphate triphosphohydrolase yields the protein MSVGMAAPRAPYGCDPDSSRGRLFAEPPSRTRSPFRRDCDRVIHSTAFRRLKHKTQVFVFHEGDHYRTRLTHSLEVAQIARALSRQLGLDEDLTETLALAHDLGHPPFGHAGERALDKCLKAHGGFDHNAQALRVVTSLEHRYPEFDGLNLTWESLEGIVKHNGPLAERSGAAAGPHRDAGIPIGIADFNKKFDLELWSYASLEAQVAAFADDIAYDAHDIDDGLRAGLFNVDDLKVMPLTAEIIAEIDRHYPHLDDARRGAELVRELISYMISAVMAEAGRRLEAARPQSAHDVRHHHQPLVAFPPEVAEEEAAIKAFLKVHMYRHHRVMRVMGEAEGILFDLFARYQASPGDLPPEWIEGTERESEAARARRIGNFIAGMTDRFALIEHQRLFDSTPDLR